From a single Glycine soja cultivar W05 chromosome 19, ASM419377v2, whole genome shotgun sequence genomic region:
- the LOC114398152 gene encoding protein indeterminate-domain 12-like, with translation MSNSNITSCDSWSFTTENNNNGEDAAATVKQQLEMLGQLYSPNSNTSTTTNNSNGGSNADSQPPAKKKRNLPGNPDPSAEVIALSPNTLVATNRFICEICNKGFQRDQNLQLHRRGHNLPWKLKLRTTTEVRKRVYVCPEPSCVHHNPARALGDLTGIKKHFSRKHGDKKWKCEKCSKKYAVQSDWKAHSKICGTKEYKCDCGTIFSRRDSFVTHRAFCDALSEENNKCNEVPKMHGSNLQPPIIPNIVASLPIINANNHKNPFSLPHDLMTTIPAKPFNNMAAAFTRSLSSTSSPSQLSSNSPNINMLVENGLLSPHMSATALLQKAAQMGATVNSNNNSMMSSDEKSFIVTSMAPPSYGIMNHNMHNGQQDLSQYNFNANGMVDGGSNNGMGMGGLDMFNAILDQSKALSKIIEQNNRNSTYNGVLHAMNNGKSSDPIEGGGTKGSEAVNHVMTLDLLGIGGGGGDGNFYGGDQQSEIAAGDGIWRNWSNKNAGLESFSATNSTM, from the exons ATGTCAAACTCAAACATCACAAGTTGTGATAGTTGGAGCTTCACTACagagaataataataatggagAAGATGCAGCAGCAACTGTTAAACAGCAATTGGAGATGCTTGGCCAGCTTTATAGTCCAAATTCAAACACTTCAACCACAACAAATAATAGCAATGGTGGCTCAAACGCAGATTCACAACCACCTgctaagaagaaaagaaacctACCAGGAAATCCAg ATCCAAGTGCTGAAGTCATAGCACTCTCACCAAACACCCTGGTGGCCACAAACAGGTTCATATGTGAAATATGcaacaaagggtttcaaaggGACCAAAACCTTCAATTGCACCGTCGAGGCCATAACCTACCGTGGAAGCTGAAACTGAGAACCACCACTGAAGTTCGAAAACGGGTTTATGTTTGTCCTGAACCCTCATGTGTGCATCACAACCCAGCTCGTGCACTAGGTGATCTCACTGGCATTAAAAAGCACTTTAGCAGAAAGCACGGCGACAAGAAGTGGAAATGTGAGAAGTGCTCCAAGAAATATGCTGTTCAGTCTGATTGGAAAGCCCATTCCAAAATATGCGGAACAAAGGAATACAAATGTGACTGTGGCACCATCTTTTCCag AAGAGACAGTTTCGTCACCCACAGAGCTTTCTGCGATGCACTGAGTGAGGAGAACAACAAGTGCAACGAAGTGCCAAAGATGCATGGTTCAAACTTGCAACCACCAATAATTCCAAACATAGTTGCATCATTACCAATAATCAATGCCAACAATCACAAGAACCCATTTTCACTCCCACACGACCTCATGACAACAATTCCCGCAAAACCCTTCAACAACATGGCTGCAGCATTCACGAGAAGCCTTTCATCCACCTCTTCACCCTCTCAACTAAGCTCAAATTCACCAAACATTAATATGTTGGTGGAAAATGGTCTCCTTTCACCTCACATGTCCGCCACGGCATTGCTCCAAAAAGCAGCACAAATGGGTGCAACAGTGAATAGTAACAACAACAGCATGATGAGTAGTGATGAAAAAAGCTTTATTGTCACAAGCATGGCACCACCATCATATGGGATCATGAACCACAACATGCACAATGGTCAACAAGACTTGTCACAATATAATTTCAATGCGAATGGGATGGTGGATGGTGGTAGCAATAATGGCATGGGAATGGGTGGTTTGGATATGTTTAATGCTATATTGGATCAAAGTAAGGCCTTGTCGAAGATCATAGAGCAGAACAACAGAAACAGTACTTATAATGGTGTTTTGCATGCAATGAATAATGGTAAGTCAAGTGACCCCATTGAAGGTGGTGGAACTAAAGGGAGTGAAGCTGTGAATCATGTGATGACTTTGGACTTGTTGGGGataggaggtggtggtggagatGGTAATTTCTATGGTGGTGATCAACAGTCAGAAATAGCTGCTGGAGATGGAATATGGAGAAATTGGTCAAATAAGAATGCAGGGCTTGAATCATTTTCAGCAACAAACAGCACTATGTGA
- the LOC114400153 gene encoding acyl-CoA-binding domain-containing protein 4-like, whose translation MARASSGLQYPERFYAAASYVGFDGSSPTKSLTSKFPQSTALLLYSLYQQASVGPCNITEPSTWKIVEHGKWASWNQLGNMSSTEAMRLFVKILEEEDPGWYSRLSNSVVEPVIDVQMNHNSKVEPVIENGNSYPETKTISISTQNGSEVGTQDKDTVVEGFGSVEVYDQWIAPPVSGGSPKARYEHGAAVVQDKLYIYGGNYNGRYLNDLHVLDLRSWTWSKIEAKTGVESPTTSIPCAGHSLIPWGNKLLSIAGHTKDPSESIQVKVFDLQMATWSTPKIFGKAPVSRGGQSVNLVGKTLVIFGGQDAKRTLLNDLHILDLETMTWDEIDAVGVPPSPRSDHTAAVHVERYLLIFGGGSHATCYNDLHVLDLQTMEWSRPMQLGEIPTPRAGHAGVTVGENWFIVGGGDNKSGVSETIVLNMSTLAWSVVTSVQGRVPVASEGLSLVVSSYDGEDVLVSFGGYNGRYNNEVYVLKPSHKSTLQSKIIENSIPDSVSAIPNVTNVESEFEAGHDSNPPKSKGDIVSVLKAEKEELESSLVKEKHHALQLKQDLAEAESCNSDLYKELQSVRGQLASEQSRCFKLEVEVAELGQKLQTIGTLQKELELLQRQKAASEQAALNAKQRQSSGGVWGWLAGTPPPIQNADDA comes from the exons ATGGCGAGAGCAAGTTCTGGTCTGCAATACCCAGAGCGGTTCTACGCTGCGGCGTCTTATGTGGGGTTTGATGGATCCTCTCCAACCAAATCCCTCACCTCCAAATTCCCCCAGTCCACCGCTCTTCTTCTCTACAGCTTGTACCAACAG GCTAGTGTAGGACCTTGTAACATCACAGAACCCAGTACATGGAAAATTGTGGAGCATGGCAAATGGGCCAG TTGGAACCAGCTTGGAAACATGTCCTCAACTGAAGCCATGcgtctttttgtaaaaatattggag GAAGAAGATCCTGGTTGGTATTCAAGATTATCTAACTCTGTTGTAGAACCTGTCATAGACGTGCAAATGAAT CATAATTCCAAAGTTGAGCCAGTAATTGAGAATGGAAACTCTTATCCAGAGACAAAGACTATTTCTATTTCCACTCAAAATGGAAGTGAAGTTGGAACACAGGATAAAGATACTGTTGTGGAAGGCTTTGGTTCAGTTGAAGTATATGATCAATGGATTGCACCTCCAGTATCTGGAGGAAGTCCAAAAGCCCGATATGAG CATGGAGCTGCAGTCGTGCAAGATAAACTGTACATATATGGTGGAAATTACAATGGTCGATACCTTAATGATCTTCAT GTTTTGGATTTGAGAAGTTGGACTTGGTCAAAGATTGAAGCTAAGACTGGAGTTGAGTCCCCAACAACTTCAATCCCTTGTGCTGGCCATTCATTG ATTCCATGGGGAAATAAACTTTTGTCAATTGCAGGGCATACAAAAGATCCTTCTGAAAGTATCCAAG TGAAAGTGTTTGATCTTCAAATGGCTACATGGTCAACTCCAAAGATTTTTGGGAAAGCTCCG GTATCACGTGGAGGCCAATCAGTGAACCTTGTTGGGAAAACCTTAGTAATTTTTGGTGGGCAAGATGCAAAAAGGACTCTCTTGAATGATCTTCATATTCTTGACTTGGAAACCATGACATGGGACGAAATTGATGCTGT TGGGGTGCCGCCTTCTCCAAGGTCTGATCATACTGCTGCTGTACATGTGGAGCGATACTTACTTATCTTTGGTGGGGGTTCGCATGCAACATGCTACAATGATTTACATGTTCTTGATTTGCAAACT ATGGAATGGTCTCGCCCCATGCAGCTAGGTGAAATACCAACACCACGTGCTGGACATGCTGGTGTGACAGTAGGGGAGAACTGGTTCATTGTTGGTGGTGGTGACAATAAGAGTG GGGTCTCTGAGACGATTGTACTGAATATGTCTACACTGGCTTGGTCAGTGGTAACTTCTGTTCAAGGACGAGTTCCTGTTGCCAGTGAG GGATTGAGTTTGGTTGTAAGCTCCTATGATGGTGAAGATGTACTTGTATCTTTTGGAGGGTACAATGGACGTTACAACAATGAG GTCTATGTTCTTAAACCAAGCCACAAATCAACCTTGCAAtccaaaataattgaaaattccATACCAGACAGTGTTTCAGCTATCCCAAATGTCACAAATGTGGAGTCTGAATTTGAAGCAGGCCATGATTCTAATCCACCA AAATCCAAAGGTGATATTGTATCAGTCTTGAAGGCTGAGAAAGAAGAGTTGGAATCATCACTGGTCAAGGAGAAGCATCATGCTCTTCAACTAAAGCAAGATCTGGCAGAAGCTGAGTCTTGTAACTCTGACCTTTACAAG GAGCTCCAATCAGTTCGGGGTCAGCTTGCATCTGAGCAATCGAGGTGTTTCAAACTCGAG GTGGAGGTTGCTGAATTAGGTCAGAAGCTCCAAACGATTGGGACATTACAGAAGGAGCTAGAGCTTCTTCAGCGGCAGAAGGCTGCATCAGAGCAAGCTGCCTTAAATGCAAAACAGAGGCAGAGTTCAGGTGGCGTGTGGGGTTGGCTTGCTGGTACACCTCCCCCTATCCAGAATGCAGATGATGCATGA